Within the Chromobacterium paludis genome, the region CGTCGGCGCGACCTTATTCTGCGGCGCGGCGGGTGGCCATCAGATAGTTGACGTCGGTATCGTCGTTCAAGGAATAGATGCGGGTGATGGGGTTGTAAGCCATGCCGCTGAGACCCTGCAGGCCCAGGCCGGCGTGCCGCACCATGCGGCTCAGCTCGGACGGCTTGAGGAAACGCGCGTATTCATGCGTGCCGCGCGGCAGCATGTTCAGCACGTACTCGGCGCCCACCACGGCCAAGAGATAGGCCTTCGCGTTGCGGTTCAGCGTGGAGAAAAACACCCAGCCGCCAGGCTTCACCAGCGTGGCGCAGGCGCGCACCACGCTTTGGGGATCGGGGACATGCTCCAGCATCTCCATGCAGGTCACCACGTCGAAGCTGGCCGGCATTTCCGCCGCTAGCTCTTCCACCGGCACGCAGCGGTAGTCTATGGGCACGCCGGACTCCAGGCTGTGCAGCTGCGCCACTTTCAGCGATTTCTTGGCCAGGTCGATGCCGGTGACCTGCGCGCCTTTCAGCGCCATGCTTTCCGCCAGGATGCCGCCGCCGCAGCCCACGTCCAGCACCTTCTTGCCGGCGAGGCCCGCGTGGCGGTCGATGTAGTCCAGGCGCAGCGGGTTGATCTCGTGCAGCGGCTTGAATTCGCTGTCCTTGTCCCACCACTTGTGCGCCAGCTGGCTGAATTTGTCGATTTCGAGTTCGTCTACGTTGCTCATGCTTTACTTTGCCAGGATGCGGTTGCGCCAGTCGTCGGCGCGGGCTTTCAGATTGCCTTCGTCCAGGGTCTGCAGCTTGCGGCCGGCCAGCAGCGCGCGGCCCTTGACCCAAACGTGGCTGACCTGCTCGCGGCCGGCGGCGTACACCACGTGCGAGATCGGGTCGAAGGCCGGGGCGGTTTCCAGTTCGGACAGGTCGATGGCGATCAGGTCAGCGTCCTTGCCCGCCTTGACCGAGCCGGTCTTGCCGTCTATGCCCAGCGCGCGCGCGCCGTTCAGCGTGGCCATGCGGATGGCCGTGGCGGCCGGCACGGTGGTCGGGTCCAGCGTGCCCACCTTGGCCAGCAGGGCGGCCAGGCGGGTTTCCGCCAGCATGTCCAGCTTGTTGTTGGACGCGGCGCCGTCGGTGCCGATGCCCACGGCGATGCCGGCGTCCAGCATCTTGCCGATGGGGGCGATGCCGGAGGCCAGCTTCATATTGGAAGCCGGATTGTGGGCGGAGGACACGCCGTACTTGGCCACCAGTTCGATTTCGGCGTCATTCAGGTGAACCATGTGGGCGGCCACCAGGCGCGGCGACAGCAGGCCCAGCTGTTGCAGGCGGGCCAGCGGGCGCTGGCCGTGTTCCTTGACGCTGTTGCTGACTTCTTCGGCGGTCTCATGGATGTGGCAGTGGATCAGCATGTCTTCCTGCTCCGCCAGCGTCACCACCTTGCGGAAGGTGTCGTCCGATACGGTGTAGGGCGCGTGCGGGGCCAGGGTGAAGGTGACCAGGTCTTCGCCCAGGAACTGGCTGCGTTCGGCCATGCCCTTGGCGAGGTAGTCGTCGGCGTTGGCCGCGTAGTTGGTCGGGAAT harbors:
- the ubiG gene encoding bifunctional 2-polyprenyl-6-hydroxyphenol methylase/3-demethylubiquinol 3-O-methyltransferase UbiG, which translates into the protein MSNVDELEIDKFSQLAHKWWDKDSEFKPLHEINPLRLDYIDRHAGLAGKKVLDVGCGGGILAESMALKGAQVTGIDLAKKSLKVAQLHSLESGVPIDYRCVPVEELAAEMPASFDVVTCMEMLEHVPDPQSVVRACATLVKPGGWVFFSTLNRNAKAYLLAVVGAEYVLNMLPRGTHEYARFLKPSELSRMVRHAGLGLQGLSGMAYNPITRIYSLNDDTDVNYLMATRRAAE
- a CDS encoding TRZ/ATZ family hydrolase, producing MPQSRYEKIISARWIITVETDGEVLENHAVAIRGGKIAAILPAADAAALEADERLELPDHVLMPGLINLHGHSAMTLLRGLADDKALMDWLTNYIWPAEGKHVRDDFVFDGALLAMGEMIRGGTTTINDMYFYNAAMARAGLASGMRTFVGCSILEFPTNYAANADDYLAKGMAERSQFLGEDLVTFTLAPHAPYTVSDDTFRKVVTLAEQEDMLIHCHIHETAEEVSNSVKEHGQRPLARLQQLGLLSPRLVAAHMVHLNDAEIELVAKYGVSSAHNPASNMKLASGIAPIGKMLDAGIAVGIGTDGAASNNKLDMLAETRLAALLAKVGTLDPTTVPAATAIRMATLNGARALGIDGKTGSVKAGKDADLIAIDLSELETAPAFDPISHVVYAAGREQVSHVWVKGRALLAGRKLQTLDEGNLKARADDWRNRILAK